The DNA sequence GTAGGACTTGAGTACGTGTACGTCGAAACCGAGCGGGGTGAGGGGTATGGCGACCAAGGACACCGGCGGCGGGCAGCAGAAGGCGACGCGCTCGACCGAGGAGACCGAGGAGCAGGCGCAGGAGGCGCAGGCGTCCGAGGACCTCAAGGAGCGGCACGAGAAGCTGTCGGATGACGTGGACTCCGTCCTG is a window from the Streptomyces mobaraensis genome containing:
- a CDS encoding ubiquitin-like protein Pup, with the protein product MATKDTGGGQQKATRSTEETEEQAQEAQASEDLKERHEKLSDDVDSVLDEIDDVLEENAEDFVRSFVQKGGE